A region of Paramormyrops kingsleyae isolate MSU_618 chromosome 17, PKINGS_0.4, whole genome shotgun sequence DNA encodes the following proteins:
- the sst1.1 gene encoding somatostatin 1, tandem duplicate 1: MLSSRIQCALALLSLALAVSSVSAAPSDLKLRQLLQRSLLAPASKQDLARNPLEELLSEMVRVENEALEPDDLSRGADQEEVRLELERAAGPALAPRERKAGCKNFFWKTFTSC, translated from the exons ATGCTTTCCAGTCGTATCCAATGCGCTCTTGCGCTCCTCTCTCTAGCGCTGGCGGTTAGCAGCGTGTCTGCAGCGCCGTCAGACCTGAAACTGCGCCAGCTGCTCCAGAGATCGCTGCTTGCACCTGCAAGCAAACAG GATCTAGCCCGAAATCCCCTAGAAGAATTGCTGTCCGAAATGGTGCGGGTAGAGAACGAAGCGCTGGAGCCTGACGACCTGTCCCGCGGAGCGGATCAGGAAGAAGTGCGTCTCGAACTTGAACGAGCCGCCGGTCCCGCTTTGGCTCCTCGTGAACGCAAGGCAGGATGCAAgaatttcttctggaaaacctTCACGTCGTGTTAA